One Mangrovimonas cancribranchiae DNA segment encodes these proteins:
- a CDS encoding FAD-linked oxidase C-terminal domain-containing protein, which translates to MTKTEIEQLTKLKKQLQGNLLFDDLIKAIYATDASVYRILPKAVAYPKNSEDIICLIQYANQYNISLIPRTAGTSLAGQCVGDGIIVDTSKYFNQILNLDEVNKTVTVQPGVVRDELNNYLKPFGLFFGPNTSTSNRCMIGGMVGNNSSGTTSIQYGVTRDTVLKLKTILSDGSDVVFEALSKKEFDVKLELDTLEGKIYRKIFNQLKSSHVQEQIRNNFPKPEIHRRNTGYAIDELIKSEVFTNSSIPFNMCNLLTGSEGTLAFTTEITLQLQKLPPRKSAMVACHFNSVEDCLNTVETVMTHNLHTCEMMDKTILDLTKHNKTQQKNRQFVQGDPKAILMCELKSETENDLNKQIDTLLNSLEQEKSYANVVLKNDAINKAMALRKAGLGLLGNMIGDKKSVACIEDTAVALPDLANYIKAFTQIMTNYRQEAVYYAHAGAGELHLRPILNLKDSHDVTLFRKITTDVAKLVKEYQGSMSGEHGDGIVRAEFIPMMIGDENYKLIKQIKSVFDPNTIFNRGKIVDAFPMDENLRYTPGRIEPKIKTKIDFSASKGILRETEKCNGSGDCRKSPEFGGTMCPSYRATKNEKDTTRARANALREFLTHSDKENKFNHQELKEVFDLCLSCKACASECPSSVDVASLKAEFQYQYQKANRTSLRDKLFAYNNKLNNIASYTPKLTNAIFTNKITSSFIKNLIGISPQRTLPLISTKKFPNKTKLISNQEYKKEIYLFVDEFTNHLDTQIGLDAIELLTKLNYKVTMVKHEESGRSFISKGFLDQAKIIANKNVSIFKNLITEKTPLIGIEPSAIYSFKDEYPKLADDKDNATKIAKHTYLIEEFLNQEAQKGNIVSSQFSEDSKTIKIHAHCYQKALGNTSDTFHILNLPKNYNVTIISSGCCGMAGSFGYEKEHYEISMQIGNQTLFPNIRNTNKEIIVSANGTSCRHQILDGTARQALHPVTILNQALI; encoded by the coding sequence ATGACAAAAACAGAAATTGAACAATTAACTAAATTGAAGAAACAACTTCAAGGAAATCTTTTGTTTGATGACTTAATAAAGGCTATTTACGCTACTGATGCTTCGGTTTACAGAATACTCCCTAAAGCTGTGGCTTACCCTAAGAATAGCGAAGATATCATTTGTTTAATTCAATATGCTAATCAATACAATATCAGTTTAATTCCAAGAACAGCAGGAACCTCACTTGCTGGACAATGTGTTGGTGATGGTATTATTGTGGACACCTCAAAGTATTTTAACCAGATTTTAAATTTAGATGAAGTAAATAAAACGGTAACGGTACAACCTGGTGTGGTTAGAGACGAATTAAATAACTATTTAAAACCTTTTGGTTTGTTTTTTGGACCAAATACATCAACCAGCAACCGCTGTATGATTGGTGGTATGGTAGGCAACAATTCATCTGGGACAACATCTATCCAATATGGTGTCACTAGAGATACTGTTTTAAAACTAAAAACTATTTTAAGCGATGGAAGCGACGTTGTCTTTGAAGCTTTATCAAAAAAAGAGTTCGATGTAAAACTAGAATTAGATACGCTCGAAGGAAAGATTTACAGAAAAATTTTTAACCAACTAAAAAGCTCCCATGTTCAAGAACAAATCAGAAACAACTTTCCTAAACCAGAAATTCATAGAAGAAATACAGGTTATGCTATCGATGAGCTTATAAAAAGTGAGGTTTTCACGAATAGCTCTATTCCTTTTAATATGTGTAATCTATTGACTGGTAGCGAAGGAACGTTAGCGTTTACTACTGAAATTACTTTGCAGCTACAAAAGCTTCCACCTAGAAAAAGTGCTATGGTAGCTTGTCATTTTAATTCTGTAGAGGATTGTTTAAATACCGTAGAAACTGTCATGACACATAATTTACACACCTGTGAAATGATGGATAAAACAATTCTGGATTTAACTAAGCACAACAAAACACAACAAAAAAATAGACAATTTGTACAAGGCGACCCTAAAGCTATTTTAATGTGTGAATTAAAGTCTGAAACCGAAAATGATTTAAATAAACAAATTGATACTTTATTAAACAGCTTAGAACAAGAAAAATCTTATGCTAATGTAGTCCTAAAAAATGATGCTATAAATAAAGCGATGGCGCTTAGAAAAGCTGGGCTTGGACTTTTGGGGAATATGATAGGTGACAAAAAATCTGTAGCTTGTATTGAAGATACAGCAGTTGCTTTACCAGATTTAGCTAACTACATTAAAGCGTTTACACAAATTATGACTAATTATCGGCAAGAAGCTGTTTATTACGCTCACGCTGGTGCTGGAGAATTACATTTACGACCTATTTTAAATTTAAAAGATAGCCATGATGTTACATTATTTAGAAAAATTACCACAGATGTGGCTAAGCTGGTAAAAGAATATCAAGGCTCTATGAGTGGCGAACATGGCGATGGAATTGTTCGCGCAGAGTTTATCCCAATGATGATTGGAGATGAAAACTATAAGCTCATTAAACAAATTAAATCTGTTTTCGATCCTAATACTATTTTTAATCGTGGAAAAATTGTCGATGCTTTTCCAATGGACGAAAACTTACGATATACTCCAGGTAGAATAGAACCAAAAATTAAAACTAAAATAGACTTTTCGGCATCTAAAGGTATTTTACGTGAAACCGAAAAGTGCAATGGCTCTGGTGATTGCAGAAAATCACCAGAATTTGGCGGAACCATGTGCCCGAGTTACCGGGCTACAAAAAATGAAAAAGATACGACTAGAGCAAGAGCCAATGCCTTACGGGAGTTCCTAACACATTCCGATAAAGAGAATAAATTTAATCATCAAGAGTTAAAAGAGGTTTTCGATTTGTGTTTAAGTTGCAAAGCCTGTGCAAGCGAATGTCCAAGTAGTGTTGATGTTGCGTCATTAAAAGCCGAGTTTCAATATCAATACCAAAAAGCAAACAGGACATCTTTACGCGATAAATTATTTGCTTACAATAATAAGCTTAACAATATTGCCAGCTACACTCCCAAATTAACCAATGCTATCTTTACTAATAAAATAACGTCTAGTTTTATTAAAAACCTCATAGGAATTTCTCCACAGAGAACGCTTCCTTTGATTTCAACTAAAAAGTTTCCTAACAAGACTAAGTTAATCTCAAATCAAGAGTATAAAAAAGAAATTTATTTGTTTGTCGATGAATTCACCAATCATTTAGATACACAAATAGGGTTAGATGCGATAGAACTACTAACAAAGCTCAATTATAAAGTAACTATGGTAAAGCATGAAGAGTCTGGACGTAGCTTTATATCAAAAGGTTTTTTAGATCAAGCCAAAATTATTGCTAATAAAAATGTCTCTATTTTCAAAAACCTTATTACCGAAAAAACGCCATTAATTGGTATTGAGCCTTCGGCTATTTATAGCTTTAAAGATGAATACCCTAAACTAGCTGATGATAAAGATAATGCCACAAAAATTGCAAAGCACACCTATTTAATTGAAGAGTTCTTAAACCAAGAAGCTCAAAAAGGCAATATTGTTTCTAGTCAGTTTTCAGAAGATAGTAAAACTATAAAAATACATGCACACTGCTATCAAAAAGCATTAGGTAATACAAGCGATACGTTTCATATTTTAAACTTACCTAAAAACTATAATGTGACTATAATATCTAGTGGTTGTTGTGGCATGGCTGGAAGTTTTGGTTACGAAAAAGAACATTACGAAATAAGTATGCAAATAGGCAATCAAACGTTATTTCCTAACATAAGAAACACAAATAAAGAAATTATTGTTTCTGCTAATGGGACGAGTTGCAGACATCAAATATTGGATGGCACAGCAAGACAAGCTCTGCACCCAGTAACCATTTTAAATCAAGCGTTAATCTGA
- a CDS encoding dicarboxylate/amino acid:cation symporter: MKKLALHWQIIIGMVLGVVFALIMANFEWGSKFVTNWIKPFGTIFINLLKLIAVPLILASLIKGVSDLKDISKLSKMGGRTIITYIFTTIIAVSIGLTVVNIVKPGKSISQETRTELVESYKGDADSKISAAENQKNAGPLKALEDLVPSNIFNAASDNGNMLQVIFFAIFFGIGLILIPEEQAKPVKQFFDGFNEVILKLIDLIMLTAPYGVFALLAALVVESPSADLFKALGWYALCVVLGLALMICVYILIVWIFTKKKPSFFINGISPAQLLAFSTSSSAATLPVTMERVEEHLGVEEEVASFVLPIGATINMDGTSLYQAVAAVFIAQAFGMDLSFGVQLGIIATATLASIGSAAVPGAGMVMLVIVLAQAGIPEAGLALIFAVDRPLDMCRTTVNVTGDAAVSMLVAKSVDKLSDPETKNWDDNYPKK, translated from the coding sequence ATGAAGAAACTCGCATTACATTGGCAAATTATTATCGGAATGGTTTTAGGTGTTGTTTTCGCACTTATTATGGCAAATTTTGAGTGGGGAAGCAAATTTGTGACCAATTGGATAAAACCCTTCGGAACCATTTTTATAAACCTTTTAAAACTTATTGCCGTTCCTTTAATTTTAGCGTCGTTAATAAAAGGCGTGTCCGACCTTAAAGATATTTCCAAACTATCTAAAATGGGCGGACGTACAATAATCACCTATATCTTCACAACCATTATAGCCGTTTCTATAGGATTAACTGTGGTAAACATTGTAAAACCTGGAAAGTCTATTTCTCAAGAAACCAGAACCGAGCTAGTAGAAAGCTATAAAGGCGATGCCGATTCTAAAATATCTGCCGCCGAAAATCAAAAAAATGCCGGGCCATTAAAAGCGCTTGAAGATTTGGTGCCTAGTAATATTTTTAACGCTGCGAGCGATAATGGCAATATGCTTCAAGTTATTTTCTTTGCTATTTTCTTTGGCATTGGACTAATTTTAATACCAGAAGAACAAGCCAAACCCGTAAAACAGTTTTTTGATGGCTTTAACGAAGTCATTTTAAAACTTATAGATCTTATTATGCTAACAGCTCCTTATGGGGTATTTGCACTTTTAGCAGCTTTAGTGGTAGAATCACCAAGCGCCGATTTATTTAAAGCCTTGGGTTGGTACGCTCTATGTGTTGTTTTAGGTTTAGCCTTAATGATTTGTGTTTACATCCTTATTGTTTGGATTTTCACCAAGAAAAAACCGTCTTTCTTTATAAATGGCATTTCACCAGCACAACTTTTAGCGTTTTCAACAAGTAGTAGCGCAGCAACACTTCCAGTAACTATGGAACGTGTTGAAGAACATTTAGGCGTAGAAGAAGAAGTGGCTAGTTTTGTTTTACCTATTGGCGCTACCATTAATATGGATGGTACTAGTTTATATCAAGCTGTAGCTGCAGTTTTTATTGCGCAAGCTTTTGGTATGGACTTAAGTTTTGGTGTCCAATTAGGAATTATTGCTACTGCAACTTTAGCATCTATTGGGAGTGCTGCTGTTCCAGGCGCAGGAATGGTTATGCTTGTTATTGTTTTAGCTCAAGCAGGGATTCCAGAAGCTGGTTTAGCCTTAATTTTTGCCGTTGATAGACCGTTAGATATGTGTAGAACTACGGTTAATGTTACTGGAGACGCTGCTGTTTCTATGTTAGTAGCAAAATCGGTAGATAAATTGAGTGACCCTGAAACCAAAAACTGGGATGATAACTATCCTAAAAAATAA
- a CDS encoding DCC1-like thiol-disulfide oxidoreductase family protein, whose protein sequence is MTYNLPENKQLILFDGVCNLCNSSVQYVIKHDKHNRFMFTALQSEVGQQIIKDFNIETSKIDSILLYSSSKNLTHKSTAALKIASQLGFPRNLMSIFLIIPAFIRNWVYDYIAKNRYKWYGKREACMIPTPELKNKFI, encoded by the coding sequence GTGACATATAATTTACCTGAAAATAAACAACTTATTCTATTTGACGGTGTTTGCAACCTCTGTAACAGTTCTGTGCAATATGTTATAAAGCATGATAAGCATAACCGCTTTATGTTTACGGCATTGCAAAGCGAGGTTGGCCAACAGATTATTAAAGATTTTAATATAGAAACGTCTAAAATAGATTCTATACTACTCTACTCGTCCTCTAAGAATTTAACACATAAATCTACAGCAGCTTTAAAAATTGCGTCACAATTAGGGTTTCCTAGGAATTTAATGTCTATATTTTTAATTATACCTGCATTTATAAGAAATTGGGTTTACGACTACATTGCTAAAAATAGATATAAATGGTACGGTAAACGTGAGGCGTGTATGATTCCAACGCCAGAATTAAAAAACAAGTTTATATGA
- the aroC gene encoding chorismate synthase — protein MAGNTFGKLFKLTTFGESHGSAIGGVIDGCPAGLKLDFKAIQHELDRRKPGQSNIVTQRKEPDTVEFLSGIFEGQTTGTSIGFIIKNTNQKSKDYSHIKDVYRPSHADYTYDKKYGHRDYRGGGRSSARETACRVVAGAIAKQFLSTTSIHAYTSSVGNIYLEKPYQDLDFNLTESNDVRCPDNDVAAKMIDKIKSIRKEGDTIGGTVTCVLKHVPAGLGEPVFDKLHAELGKAMLSINAVKGFEYGSGFCGTKMKGSEHNDLFNKDGSTKTNLSGGIQGGISNGMDIYFRIAFKPVATIMQEQNTLNAKGNMVKMQGKGRHDPCVVPRAIPIVEAMAALVLADYYLQHKIYNK, from the coding sequence ATGGCAGGAAATACCTTCGGAAAATTATTTAAACTCACCACTTTTGGCGAATCGCATGGTTCTGCAATTGGCGGTGTAATTGATGGCTGTCCAGCTGGTTTAAAACTCGATTTTAAAGCCATTCAACATGAATTAGATAGAAGAAAGCCAGGGCAATCCAATATCGTAACTCAGCGTAAAGAGCCAGACACCGTCGAGTTTTTATCAGGTATTTTTGAAGGTCAAACCACAGGAACTTCTATTGGATTTATTATTAAAAACACCAATCAAAAATCTAAAGACTACTCACATATAAAAGACGTTTACAGGCCAAGTCATGCCGATTATACTTACGATAAAAAATATGGCCATCGTGATTATCGTGGTGGTGGACGTAGTTCGGCAAGAGAAACAGCTTGTAGAGTAGTGGCAGGAGCCATTGCCAAACAGTTTTTAAGCACCACTTCAATACATGCATACACCTCTTCTGTAGGCAATATTTATTTAGAAAAACCCTACCAAGATTTAGATTTTAACCTAACAGAAAGTAACGATGTACGCTGTCCAGACAATGATGTAGCAGCTAAAATGATTGATAAAATTAAGTCTATAAGAAAAGAAGGCGATACCATAGGCGGAACGGTTACCTGTGTTTTAAAACACGTGCCTGCTGGTCTTGGAGAACCTGTTTTCGATAAACTTCATGCCGAACTAGGTAAAGCCATGTTATCTATAAATGCCGTAAAAGGTTTTGAGTACGGTAGCGGATTTTGTGGTACTAAAATGAAAGGAAGCGAACACAACGATCTTTTTAATAAAGACGGCAGTACAAAAACAAATTTATCAGGCGGCATCCAAGGCGGAATAAGCAACGGTATGGATATTTACTTTCGCATTGCCTTTAAGCCCGTAGCAACAATAATGCAAGAACAAAACACTTTAAATGCTAAAGGAAATATGGTAAAAATGCAAGGAAAAGGCAGGCACGATCCCTGTGTTGTTCCAAGAGCCATTCCCATTGTAGAGGCTATGGCAGCATTAGTTCTTGCAGATTATTATTTACAACATAAAATTTATAATAAGTAG
- a CDS encoding UDP-2,3-diacylglucosamine diphosphatase: MKLKRKVEIAVISDVHLGTYGCHAKQLLTYLNSIEPKTLILNGDIIDIWQFKKRYFPKSHLKVIKKIMDFASDGVEVIYITGNHDEMLRRFADTTIGNISIVNKKVLDLDGKRAWIFHGDVFDVSIQNAKWLAKLGGYGYDVLILLNRFVNWILERMGKEKYSLSKKIKNSVKRAVKYINDFEEVASDLAIENGYDYVICGHIHQPKMLIKENKFGQTMYLNSGDWVENFTALEYQFKRWKIYNYNNDKLSPFFADEDLKDMEITDLIAAITVVDRKKKKSD; the protein is encoded by the coding sequence TTGAAATTAAAACGTAAAGTAGAAATAGCTGTTATATCCGACGTGCATTTAGGCACCTATGGTTGCCATGCTAAACAACTCTTGACTTACTTGAATAGTATCGAGCCAAAAACCCTTATACTTAATGGCGATATTATAGATATTTGGCAATTTAAGAAGCGTTATTTTCCTAAATCGCATTTAAAGGTTATAAAAAAGATTATGGACTTTGCATCGGATGGTGTTGAAGTTATTTACATTACAGGTAACCATGATGAAATGTTAAGGCGTTTTGCTGATACGACTATTGGAAATATATCGATAGTTAATAAAAAAGTGCTTGATTTAGATGGTAAACGCGCTTGGATTTTTCATGGTGATGTTTTTGATGTCTCTATTCAGAATGCCAAATGGTTAGCTAAATTAGGTGGTTATGGTTATGATGTGCTTATTCTTTTAAATCGTTTTGTTAATTGGATTTTAGAGCGTATGGGTAAAGAAAAGTATTCGCTTTCCAAAAAAATTAAAAACAGTGTAAAACGTGCTGTAAAGTATATTAACGATTTTGAAGAAGTGGCCTCAGACTTGGCTATAGAAAACGGTTACGATTACGTAATTTGTGGTCACATCCATCAACCCAAAATGCTTATTAAAGAGAATAAGTTTGGACAAACCATGTATTTAAACTCTGGTGATTGGGTTGAAAATTTTACGGCTTTAGAATATCAATTTAAACGTTGGAAAATTTACAATTATAACAACGATAAATTATCACCATTTTTTGCAGATGAAGATTTGAAAGACATGGAAATAACTGATTTAATCGCCGCTATTACTGTGGTTGATCGTAAAAAAAAGAAATCAGATTAA
- a CDS encoding YfcC family protein, protein MKKIKFPTAQTILLIIAAFAALLTWLIPAGKYDTLQYNKNSQSFVIQQSNADAKNLPASSETLEKLNIKIPLEKFTNGDIWKPISVPGTYRELEATPQGLAAFLKSPIKGVIEAADIIFLVLIIGGLIGIMNTTGAFEAGISWLAKKLKGHEYWLIILVTSLIALGGTTFGLAEETIAFYPILIPIFLAAKYDGMVPLAAIYIGTSVGTMCSTVNPFSTIIASDAAGINWTTGLYGRIFMLVLCTTVCIIYILRYASKVKAHPEKSLVFEEKAMIESLFGTNTETTRALTPRLRLILLVFALCFIVMIIGVSQLDWWFIEMTTVFLVGAILIGVIGKIKEAHFVETFVNGASDLLGVALIIGIARGVSVIMEDGMISDTILHNITQVTSGLHKGVFANILLLAYSGLSFFIPSSSGMAVLTMPIMSPLADTFGFGREVIVNCYQYGMGIFSFLNPTGLILASLAMVKIGFNKWLKFVYPLVLILTVITMIWLTIMVL, encoded by the coding sequence GTGAAAAAAATAAAGTTTCCCACCGCACAAACTATTTTATTAATAATTGCAGCTTTTGCAGCTTTGCTAACTTGGCTAATTCCCGCTGGAAAGTACGATACATTACAATACAATAAGAATAGCCAATCTTTTGTTATACAGCAATCAAATGCTGATGCAAAAAACCTTCCTGCCTCGAGCGAAACTCTAGAAAAGCTTAACATAAAAATACCGTTAGAAAAATTTACTAATGGCGATATTTGGAAACCTATTTCTGTACCAGGAACATATCGTGAGTTAGAGGCAACACCTCAAGGCTTAGCAGCCTTTTTAAAATCTCCTATAAAAGGTGTTATTGAAGCAGCAGATATTATTTTCCTAGTTTTAATTATTGGTGGACTTATTGGTATTATGAATACTACTGGTGCTTTTGAAGCAGGTATTTCCTGGTTAGCTAAAAAGCTTAAAGGTCATGAATATTGGTTAATTATTTTAGTAACTAGTTTAATTGCTTTAGGAGGTACAACATTTGGACTAGCTGAAGAAACAATAGCCTTCTACCCTATTTTAATCCCTATTTTTTTAGCTGCAAAATATGATGGTATGGTGCCATTAGCCGCTATTTATATAGGAACTTCGGTTGGTACAATGTGTTCTACAGTTAATCCGTTTAGTACCATTATAGCTTCAGATGCAGCTGGTATAAATTGGACAACAGGATTATATGGGCGAATTTTCATGTTGGTTTTATGTACTACTGTATGTATTATATACATTTTAAGGTATGCTAGTAAAGTAAAAGCACATCCAGAAAAATCTCTTGTCTTTGAGGAAAAAGCTATGATAGAATCTTTATTTGGTACAAATACAGAAACAACTCGAGCCTTAACACCCAGATTACGATTAATTTTACTGGTGTTTGCTTTATGTTTTATTGTTATGATTATTGGCGTATCTCAACTAGACTGGTGGTTTATAGAAATGACAACAGTGTTTTTAGTTGGCGCTATTTTAATAGGTGTTATTGGTAAAATAAAGGAAGCTCATTTTGTTGAAACCTTTGTAAATGGAGCTAGTGACTTACTTGGTGTAGCCTTAATTATTGGTATAGCAAGAGGTGTTTCGGTTATTATGGAAGACGGTATGATAAGTGATACTATATTACATAATATTACTCAAGTAACTAGCGGATTGCATAAAGGTGTTTTTGCAAACATTCTTTTATTAGCCTATAGTGGTTTGTCGTTTTTTATACCAAGTTCTTCAGGTATGGCTGTATTGACAATGCCTATTATGTCTCCTTTAGCCGACACATTTGGTTTTGGTAGAGAAGTTATTGTTAATTGCTACCAATATGGTATGGGAATTTTTTCATTCTTAAATCCTACTGGTTTGATTTTAGCATCATTAGCAATGGTGAAAATAGGGTTTAATAAATGGTTAAAGTTTGTATATCCTTTAGTTCTTATTTTAACAGTTATAACCATGATATGGTTGACAATTATGGTTTTGTAG
- a CDS encoding uracil-DNA glycosylase gives MNVKINDSWKPYLQAEFEKTYFKNLVSFIKSDYQKHTCYPPGSLIFSAFNHCSFNDVKVVIIGQDPYHGPNQANGLCFSVTDDVPHPPSLINIFKEIEKDIHVSYPKSGNLERWADQGVLLLNATLTVRAGQAGSHQNKGWETFTDAVIKTISDNKKHVVFLLWGGYAKKKTRLIDGKKHHILTSGHPSPLSANRGYWFNNKHFSKTNSLLEQDGAQPISW, from the coding sequence ATGAATGTTAAAATAAATGACAGTTGGAAACCCTATTTACAAGCTGAATTTGAAAAAACGTATTTTAAAAATCTTGTTTCTTTTATTAAAAGTGATTATCAAAAACACACCTGTTATCCACCAGGAAGTTTAATTTTTTCTGCTTTTAACCATTGTAGTTTTAATGATGTAAAGGTTGTTATTATAGGGCAAGATCCTTATCATGGACCTAATCAAGCAAATGGATTGTGTTTTTCGGTTACAGATGATGTTCCACATCCACCGTCTCTTATAAATATTTTTAAAGAGATTGAAAAAGATATTCATGTATCTTATCCTAAAAGCGGTAATCTTGAACGTTGGGCAGATCAAGGTGTTCTTTTATTAAACGCAACGCTAACTGTAAGGGCAGGACAGGCAGGAAGTCATCAAAATAAAGGTTGGGAAACGTTTACAGATGCTGTAATAAAAACCATTAGTGATAATAAAAAGCATGTTGTTTTTTTACTGTGGGGAGGTTATGCTAAAAAAAAGACTAGATTAATTGATGGTAAAAAACATCATATTTTAACATCTGGACATCCATCACCACTAAGTGCTAATAGAGGATATTGGTTTAATAACAAGCATTTTAGTAAAACTAACTCCCTGTTGGAGCAAGATGGTGCTCAGCCAATTTCTTGGTAG
- a CDS encoding endonuclease MutS2, with translation MINIHKKTLQDLEFPTVLEQVGEYALTALGNEAILQSLPYKTQEEVLFSLALTNEYLASFDNDNRIPNHHFEPLTREIKLLKIDNTFLEIHSFQKIASVSETCNTIVLFLKKFEEYYSNLNSFASKIEVTKLLIKEINIIIDRFGDIKNDASPLLFELRQRINKLKGTINQSFTTALNHYAELEYLDDIRESVVENKRVLAVKSMYRRKIKGAILGGSKTGSIVFIEPQTTLQFTRELNNLEYEEKEEITRILKELTQFIRPFTSLLQEYQDFLIKIDVISAKAKYAQSLQAVLPKISTERDLFLRDAYHPLLYLNNQRKGEKTFPQTIELKQDNRIIVISGPNAGGKSITLKTVGLLQVMLQTGMLIPVHERSRMCLFDRVLSDIGDNQSIENHLSTYSYRLKQMNYFLKKCNKNTLFLIDEFGTGSDPELGGALAETFLEVFYEREAFGIITTHYSNLKILANELPYMQNANMLFDERSLQPMFKLVLGQAGSSFTFEVAQKNGIPYSLINKAKKKIERGKVRFDRTIAKLQKERSKLEKTERSLKQNERKKQSEADKLEEVNARIQKKLEDYQELYDSNQRLIYLGQKVNDLAETYFENKRKRDLMNELFKLVQIENSKRKRKSKKEKRVEKAKEQQVKQEAEKKVEVIRKKKKAEKKKAALKPPKPKPKLKVGDRVRLEDGRAVGSIDKIEKNKAIVNYGLFTTNVSLDKLELVEAVKLK, from the coding sequence ATGATTAACATTCATAAGAAAACATTACAAGATTTAGAATTCCCTACTGTACTAGAGCAAGTTGGTGAATATGCCCTTACTGCTTTAGGAAATGAAGCTATTTTACAAAGTTTGCCCTACAAAACTCAGGAAGAAGTCTTGTTTTCTTTAGCGTTAACAAACGAGTATTTAGCGTCTTTTGATAACGATAACCGTATACCAAATCATCATTTCGAGCCATTAACAAGAGAAATTAAATTACTAAAAATTGATAATACGTTTTTAGAAATACATAGTTTTCAAAAAATAGCTTCGGTATCAGAAACATGTAATACGATTGTTTTATTTCTTAAAAAATTTGAAGAATATTATTCAAATTTAAATTCTTTTGCTTCAAAAATCGAAGTAACCAAACTACTTATTAAAGAAATAAATATAATTATAGATCGTTTTGGCGATATAAAAAATGATGCATCACCTCTACTCTTCGAGCTTCGTCAAAGAATAAATAAGCTAAAAGGAACTATAAACCAAAGTTTTACAACGGCTTTAAACCATTATGCAGAGTTAGAATATTTAGATGACATTAGAGAATCTGTAGTCGAAAACAAGCGTGTACTTGCTGTTAAGTCCATGTACAGGCGAAAAATAAAAGGCGCTATTTTAGGCGGAAGTAAAACTGGTAGTATTGTTTTTATAGAACCGCAAACTACGCTGCAATTTACTAGAGAGTTAAACAATTTAGAATACGAAGAGAAAGAAGAAATTACACGTATTTTAAAAGAATTAACACAGTTTATTCGTCCTTTTACCTCGTTACTTCAAGAGTATCAAGATTTTTTAATTAAAATAGATGTTATTTCTGCAAAGGCAAAATATGCTCAATCGTTGCAGGCTGTTTTACCCAAAATTTCAACCGAACGTGATTTGTTTTTGCGGGACGCTTATCATCCGTTACTATATTTAAACAATCAAAGAAAAGGCGAAAAAACATTTCCGCAAACCATAGAACTAAAACAAGATAACCGTATAATCGTTATTTCGGGACCAAATGCTGGTGGAAAAAGTATTACCCTAAAAACTGTAGGTTTATTGCAAGTTATGTTACAAACAGGTATGCTTATTCCTGTTCACGAACGCAGTAGAATGTGTTTATTTGATAGAGTTTTAAGCGATATTGGCGATAATCAATCTATAGAAAACCATTTAAGTACTTATAGCTATCGTTTAAAGCAAATGAATTATTTTCTTAAAAAATGTAATAAGAATACGCTTTTCTTGATAGATGAATTTGGTACTGGAAGTGACCCTGAACTTGGCGGTGCATTGGCCGAAACATTTTTAGAAGTATTTTACGAACGTGAAGCCTTTGGGATTATAACAACCCACTACTCCAACTTAAAAATATTAGCCAACGAATTACCTTATATGCAAAATGCCAATATGCTTTTTGACGAACGTTCGCTCCAACCCATGTTTAAATTAGTTTTAGGGCAAGCAGGTAGTTCGTTTACTTTTGAAGTGGCTCAGAAAAATGGTATTCCATACAGTTTAATAAACAAGGCAAAAAAGAAAATAGAACGTGGTAAGGTACGTTTTGATCGTACTATTGCGAAACTTCAAAAAGAGCGTAGTAAATTAGAAAAAACCGAACGTTCCTTAAAGCAAAACGAACGTAAAAAGCAAAGTGAAGCCGATAAACTAGAAGAAGTTAATGCCAGAATTCAAAAAAAACTTGAAGATTATCAAGAACTTTACGATAGCAATCAACGTCTAATTTATTTGGGACAAAAAGTAAATGATTTAGCTGAAACCTACTTTGAAAATAAGCGTAAACGTGATTTAATGAACGAATTGTTTAAACTTGTTCAAATAGAAAACTCTAAGCGTAAACGAAAATCTAAAAAGGAAAAACGCGTTGAAAAAGCCAAAGAACAACAAGTAAAACAAGAGGCTGAAAAAAAGGTAGAAGTAATTAGAAAGAAAAAGAAAGCTGAAAAGAAAAAAGCAGCTTTAAAGCCACCAAAACCTAAACCAAAATTAAAGGTGGGCGATCGTGTACGACTTGAAGATGGACGTGCTGTTGGCAGTATAGATAAAATTGAAAAAAATAAGGCAATAGTAAATTATGGGCTGTTTACAACCAATGTTTCTTTAGATAAATTAGAATTGGTTGAAGCCGTAAAACTTAAATAA